One window from the genome of Treponema sp. OMZ 838 encodes:
- a CDS encoding Fic family protein: MPTNYNEIQEFLKVRADLHARLSLLPYDGTPEIKERGDGKYLYVRKRVAGKQTSTYVGVYTEELYNLLLRNAKEVRKIRKELRYVETKLAIAGYSEDELSSNVMANIAFARANIKINIYDQAVLEGIVTSFPQTEEIIENGRVSGMIATDVQKILNLKHAWEFILDKDVIASRSDYYMLSHIAKLVNEGFFAEGGRIRGVPVTIGGSSYVPSLPNEADVKDRIQKITEENDDVINIAIKLCLYCMKTQIFLDGNKRASVIFSNHYLISHGGGFIVIPEKEVPEFKKLLVKYYEGEDISNITGFMKERCWKTI, encoded by the coding sequence ATGCCAACAAACTATAATGAAATACAGGAATTCCTTAAGGTTCGCGCCGATCTTCATGCCAGATTAAGTTTATTGCCGTATGACGGTACACCTGAAATTAAAGAACGCGGCGATGGAAAATATTTATATGTTAGAAAGCGTGTAGCCGGTAAACAGACATCGACATATGTAGGAGTCTATACAGAGGAGTTATATAACCTGCTTCTCCGTAATGCAAAAGAAGTACGAAAAATAAGAAAAGAACTTAGATATGTAGAAACAAAACTTGCTATTGCCGGATATTCGGAAGATGAACTATCTTCCAATGTTATGGCAAATATTGCATTTGCAAGGGCTAATATAAAAATAAATATCTATGATCAAGCTGTCTTGGAGGGAATTGTAACATCTTTTCCACAAACAGAAGAAATTATAGAAAACGGAAGGGTTTCCGGCATGATAGCAACTGATGTGCAAAAGATTTTGAACTTGAAACATGCTTGGGAGTTTATTCTAGATAAAGATGTTATTGCAAGTAGATCAGACTATTATATGCTGAGTCATATTGCAAAACTTGTAAATGAAGGTTTTTTTGCAGAAGGCGGCCGCATTCGTGGTGTTCCGGTAACCATTGGAGGCTCATCTTATGTTCCGTCTTTACCGAATGAAGCAGATGTTAAAGATAGAATTCAAAAGATTACCGAGGAGAATGATGATGTGATTAATATTGCTATCAAATTATGTCTTTATTGTATGAAGACGCAGATATTTCTTGATGGTAATAAAAGAGCCTCTGTTATTTTTTCAAATCATTATTTGATTTCTCATGGCGGCGGTTTTATTGTAATTCCGGAAAAGGAAGTTCCTGAGTTTAAGAAGTTATTAGTAAAATATTACGAAGGAGAAGACATATCCAATATTACCGGTTTCATGAAAGAACGCTGCTGGAAAACAATTTAA
- a CDS encoding AzlD domain-containing protein: protein MGKKPLTDNYITFRLYVPLGIMTLLIVMLFFHRHHTLRYLYIINFFCLLAAVFVYFIFRKHPVGYEYPNLYREFYH from the coding sequence ATGGGAAAGAAACCTCTGACAGATAACTATATTACATTCAGACTCTATGTGCCGCTCGGTATAATGACTCTCTTAATCGTTATGTTGTTTTTTCATAGGCATCATACACTTAGATACTTATACATCATCAACTTCTTCTGCTTACTTGCGGCTGTATTCGTCTATTTTATTTTCAGAAAACATCCTGTAGGATATGAGTATCCTAATTTATACAGGGAATTTTATCACTGA
- a CDS encoding HXXEE domain-containing protein — protein sequence MQNIFWLFPIIFMLHEMEEIIGFGIWLNKNIDIVRKYNKLYVLYQNFSNEGFSIAVLEEYLLCIIITGVSIFFRIYIVWIGAFIAFSLHLLVHIIQSIIIKRYIPALASSIILLPISVFLLNKAIYTFEYTFFSIVISSVLCVITMLLNLMFVHKIMKKITEIEEGKKMVCDDTAKGYLAIDDLLKALEK from the coding sequence TTGCAAAATATATTTTGGCTATTCCCTATTATTTTTATGCTTCATGAGATGGAAGAAATAATAGGATTTGGAATATGGTTAAATAAAAATATAGATATAGTCAGAAAATATAATAAACTTTATGTGCTATATCAAAATTTTAGCAATGAAGGTTTTTCGATAGCTGTTTTAGAAGAATATTTGCTCTGTATAATCATAACCGGTGTAAGCATTTTTTTCAGAATATATATCGTTTGGATTGGGGCATTTATTGCTTTTTCATTGCATTTGCTTGTTCATATAATCCAAAGTATTATTATTAAAAGATATATTCCGGCATTAGCATCAAGTATAATTCTTTTACCGATAAGTGTATTTCTACTAAATAAAGCAATTTATACTTTTGAATATACATTCTTTAGCATAGTAATTTCATCTGTATTATGTGTTATTACAATGTTACTTAATTTAATGTTTGTGCATAAAATAATGAAAAAGATAACTGAAATAGAAGAAGGTAAGAAAATGGTTTGTGATGATACCGCAAAAGGATATTTGGCTATAGACGATTTGCTGAAAGCATTGGAGAAATAA
- a CDS encoding ankyrin repeat domain-containing protein, translating into MAKKRITLPKNFDELITAGDVKALKAVYDKCELTAHNGRYSLNTALHYGGVPDELVIWLVEQGLDVNTPDYYGRTPLYKHATLGRDTVKLLYELGGDIQKPDTYGSTPLHTAAGFFRPKIVSFLIEKGADVNAKNDMGRTPLAEALAICRNSNIVQAAEIAEMLIKAGAEITTEMAERVEIIGKDFEFHRENFNKDYLAETEAGLEKLYTLFDVKPAPKRKIHDGVSPIIVKTGSWREQYDELWEMLIPSSGAAKTVQGEVIRITGRVQDELYRNGGVNWDKDYRNMLNTLPNHFASGTPLSEEELEETKELISSIRANGGDEDAITERLCELSVLWVLSNPTPIPLGKTNYNR; encoded by the coding sequence ATGGCAAAGAAAAGAATTACCTTACCTAAAAATTTTGATGAACTGATTACAGCAGGAGATGTTAAAGCTCTTAAAGCTGTCTATGATAAATGTGAGCTTACCGCTCATAACGGTAGATACAGCCTCAATACGGCGCTTCATTATGGCGGTGTTCCTGATGAGCTTGTTATCTGGCTGGTAGAACAGGGTTTAGATGTGAATACTCCTGATTATTATGGGCGTACGCCATTATATAAACATGCCACTCTGGGCAGAGATACTGTAAAACTGCTGTATGAATTAGGAGGAGATATACAAAAACCTGATACATATGGAAGTACCCCTCTGCATACGGCAGCAGGATTTTTCCGCCCTAAGATAGTAAGTTTTTTGATTGAAAAAGGTGCAGATGTTAATGCAAAAAATGATATGGGACGAACTCCTTTAGCCGAAGCCCTTGCTATTTGCAGAAATAGTAATATTGTACAGGCAGCGGAAATTGCAGAAATGTTAATAAAGGCAGGTGCTGAGATAACGACTGAAATGGCGGAAAGAGTTGAAATAATCGGTAAGGATTTTGAATTTCACAGAGAAAACTTTAATAAAGATTACTTGGCTGAAACAGAAGCGGGACTCGAGAAACTCTATACACTGTTTGATGTAAAGCCTGCTCCAAAACGTAAGATACATGACGGCGTTTCTCCTATTATTGTAAAGACAGGTTCTTGGAGAGAACAATACGATGAACTTTGGGAGATGCTGATTCCTTCAAGCGGAGCTGCAAAAACAGTACAAGGCGAAGTTATCCGTATAACAGGCAGGGTGCAGGATGAGCTATATAGAAACGGCGGAGTAAACTGGGATAAAGATTATAGAAATATGCTTAATACCCTGCCAAATCATTTTGCTTCAGGCACACCGCTTTCTGAGGAAGAACTGGAAGAGACCAAAGAGCTTATTTCAAGCATACGTGCAAACGGTGGTGATGAAGACGCTATAACGGAGCGTTTGTGTGAACTTTCAGTTCTCTGGGTGCTTTCAAATCCGACACCTATTCCTTTAGGAAAAACAAATTATAACAGATGA
- a CDS encoding transglutaminase family protein has protein sequence MDMNQYLQETTMLDFSNPSIQKLIEEKHWKEQNKFDSLKAIYNFVRDDIAFGYNTDDDISASKVLKDGYGQCNTKGTLFMALLRACEIPCRVHGFTIDKQLQKGVMSGFVYKNAPQNIFHSWVEVYFEDKWYELEAFILDQKYLSKLQKQFANCTGFFCGYGVAVKDFRHPIIDFDRNNTYIQSEGITQDFGVWNSPDELLKHHHQEVSGIKAFAYKHLGRHLMNCKVKKIRNT, from the coding sequence ATGGATATGAATCAATACTTGCAAGAGACTACAATGCTGGATTTTTCAAATCCGAGCATTCAAAAATTAATAGAAGAAAAACATTGGAAAGAACAAAATAAATTTGACAGCCTTAAAGCTATTTATAACTTTGTAAGAGATGATATCGCATTCGGGTATAATACAGATGATGATATCAGCGCATCTAAAGTTCTTAAGGACGGATACGGTCAATGCAATACAAAAGGAACACTCTTCATGGCTTTGTTACGTGCCTGCGAAATTCCTTGTCGAGTTCATGGTTTTACCATAGACAAACAATTACAGAAAGGAGTAATGAGCGGATTTGTTTATAAAAATGCGCCGCAGAATATATTTCACAGTTGGGTTGAAGTGTATTTTGAAGATAAGTGGTATGAACTTGAAGCCTTTATACTGGATCAAAAGTATTTATCAAAACTGCAAAAACAATTTGCAAACTGCACCGGTTTTTTCTGCGGTTATGGTGTTGCGGTAAAAGATTTTCGGCATCCAATAATTGATTTTGACAGGAACAACACGTACATACAAAGCGAAGGAATTACTCAAGATTTTGGAGTATGGAATTCTCCTGATGAATTATTGAAACATCATCATCAGGAAGTGTCAGGAATAAAAGCCTTTGCTTACAAACATTTAGGAAGGCATTTGATGAATTGCAAGGTAAAGAAAATAAGGAATACCTGA